A region from the Paenibacillus sp. FSL H8-0048 genome encodes:
- a CDS encoding response regulator transcription factor — MIKAVVVDDERLVRRGFISLLDWPAFGVVITGEARDGQAALELLREQETDLLFVDLSMPGMTGFELIREVRLRYPAVRCVVLTCHHEFDEVQEALRLGAVDYIVKTLLEPENADVIIRRLVERIRWEDGNKSTPAKAEQKVIAEDKALLYVPLTPELKEEQLYALSQVRNSTLHAVQGMWLSPLLYPVDAARIGGEVGAVLGTSWTAALLEGVSGQPLKRIAAVLEQSARQALFYAAGGQAVPRLHYGDLQALAARQQPETGVPSALIQAQNLRWTLERRDWDLLLSGVGMQQPDPAAVADFGQELLRSWSRLLLTAEEAQQLALAAECNRHWRHWQVWLHQFTGHVQRRMIELGLSQEVMLCLITAVRYMRSHAGDKINQGDVAAAVHMSRGYFSRCFARFAGETFGECLRRMRLELAKALLLETPVPVCEIACRSGFGDDRYFSKLFREHVGKLPSEYRAEGLAERIAAE, encoded by the coding sequence GAGGCCAGAGACGGGCAGGCGGCGCTGGAGCTGCTGCGCGAGCAGGAGACGGATCTGCTGTTCGTGGATCTCTCGATGCCGGGGATGACCGGATTCGAGCTGATCCGGGAGGTGAGGCTGCGGTATCCCGCAGTACGCTGCGTAGTGCTGACCTGCCATCATGAATTCGATGAGGTGCAGGAGGCGCTGCGGCTGGGAGCGGTGGATTACATTGTAAAAACGCTGCTGGAGCCCGAGAATGCCGATGTGATCATCCGCAGACTGGTGGAGCGGATCAGGTGGGAGGACGGGAACAAAAGCACCCCTGCAAAGGCAGAGCAGAAGGTTATTGCGGAGGACAAGGCGCTGCTCTATGTGCCGCTTACGCCGGAACTGAAGGAAGAGCAGCTGTATGCGCTGTCTCAGGTGAGAAATTCCACACTACATGCTGTGCAGGGGATGTGGCTGTCTCCGCTGCTGTATCCTGTGGATGCAGCGCGGATCGGTGGAGAGGTGGGAGCGGTGCTTGGGACAAGCTGGACAGCAGCGCTGCTGGAGGGGGTGAGCGGTCAGCCGCTGAAGAGAATCGCTGCGGTGCTGGAACAGTCGGCCCGGCAGGCGCTGTTCTATGCTGCGGGCGGCCAGGCGGTCCCGAGGCTGCACTATGGTGACCTGCAGGCGCTGGCCGCGCGGCAACAGCCGGAGACGGGCGTCCCTTCCGCGCTGATACAGGCGCAGAATCTCCGCTGGACGCTGGAGCGCAGAGATTGGGACCTGTTACTCAGCGGGGTTGGGATGCAGCAGCCGGACCCTGCGGCAGTGGCGGACTTTGGCCAGGAGCTGCTGCGGAGCTGGAGCCGGCTGCTGCTTACGGCGGAGGAAGCGCAGCAGCTCGCGCTGGCGGCAGAGTGCAACCGGCACTGGCGGCACTGGCAAGTCTGGCTGCATCAGTTCACCGGGCATGTCCAGCGCCGGATGATTGAGCTGGGCCTGAGCCAAGAGGTGATGCTCTGCCTGATCACCGCTGTGCGTTATATGAGGAGCCATGCCGGCGATAAAATCAACCAGGGCGATGTTGCCGCTGCTGTCCATATGAGCCGCGGCTATTTCAGCCGGTGCTTCGCCCGCTTTGCCGGTGAGACCTTCGGGGAGTGCCTGCGGCGCATGCGCCTGGAGCTGGCGAAGGCACTGCTGCTGGAGACCCCTGTCCCCGTGTGTGAAATTGCCTGCCGGTCCGGCTTCGGCGATGACCGTTATTTCAGCAAGCTGTTCCGGGAGCATGTCGGCAAGCTGCCGAGCGAATACCGCGCAGAAGGGCTGGCGGAGCGTATAGCCGCAGAATGA
- a CDS encoding MarR family winged helix-turn-helix transcriptional regulator has translation MTSNKEPIGKLISHLHRQNQKILAKELLPYGIGSGGQHSFLKLVLSHPGITQDQMTSRIKCDKATTTRSVKLLEASGYIERRTDPNDRRSFLLYPTPQALEFAPVFQTLLDDFNRELSMDLTESELDTLTNLLHKVTRNSDRLNGQGLSVLNGNAQGPRMTGDG, from the coding sequence GTGACTTCAAATAAAGAACCCATCGGGAAGCTGATCTCTCATCTTCACCGCCAGAACCAAAAAATACTGGCCAAGGAGCTGCTTCCCTACGGCATCGGCAGCGGCGGCCAGCATAGCTTCTTAAAGCTGGTGCTGAGTCATCCGGGGATCACCCAGGATCAGATGACCAGCCGGATTAAATGCGATAAAGCGACAACCACCCGCTCCGTCAAGCTGCTCGAGGCCTCGGGATACATCGAACGCCGGACGGACCCGAATGACCGCCGCTCCTTCCTGCTGTATCCAACTCCCCAGGCGCTCGAATTCGCCCCGGTCTTCCAGACGCTGCTGGACGATTTCAACCGCGAGCTGTCCATGGATCTCACCGAGAGTGAGCTCGATACGCTGACAAATCTGCTCCACAAGGTCACCCGCAACTCAGACCGGCTGAACGGGCAGGGGTTGAGCGTATTGAATGGAAATGCCCAAGGGCCCCGTATGACGGGTGACGGGTAG